The Candidatus Thermokryptus mobilis sequence CTATATCTGACCATGTTTTCGTTGATTTTGAATTGCGCGGTTGTCCGATAAATAAGTATCAACTTATTGAGGTTATAAGTGCATTTCTTAACGGGCGGAAGCCAAACATCCCGACTTATAGTGTTTGTATGGAATGCAAACGGAAGGGAAATGTTTGTGTGATGGTTTCAAAGGGAAGCCCTTGCCTTGGTCCCGTTGTCCAAGCGGGTTGCGGAGCGATTTGCCCATCCTACAACAGAGGATGTTACGGATGTTTTGGACCCAAAGAGACGCCGAATGTTTTTTCTTTGGCTGATTATTTTGCAAAGATGGGCTTAAAGTCATCTGAAATAGTTAGAGTTTTAAGAAATTTCAACGCTTATTCGGAACCTTTCAGAAAAGGGAGCGAGGCATATGAAAGATAAGTTAATAAAAGTTGATTATCTTGCCAGGGTTGAAGGAGAGGGCGCTCTTTATATCAAAGTTAAAAACGGTTATGTAGTTGATGTAAAATTGAGAATTTTTGAACCGCCTAGGTTTTTTGAAGCGTTTTTGCGAGGGAGAAGTTTTAAGGAAGTTCCTGATATAACTGCGAGGATTTGCGGAATTTGTCCCATTGCGTATCAAATGAGTTCTGTCCACGCAATTGAGAGCATTTTCGGCGTGAAAGTATCTGGTCCAATACGTGAGTTGAGAAGGTTGATTTATTGTGGGGAGTGGATTGAAAGCCACGCGCTACATGTTTTTATGCTTCACGCTCCCGATTTCCTCGGCTATGATGATGTCATACAGATGGCAAAGGATTATTCCGATCTTGTAAAGAAAGCATTGAAACTAAAAAAGATTGGAAATGAAATTGTAAGATTAATTGGAGGTCGTGAAGTTCACCCAGTAAATGTCAGGGTTGGTGGTTTTTACAAAGTGCCGCGAAAAAGTGACCTTAAAAAACTTGAAAATGAGCTTAAATGGGCTCGTGATTTTTCAATTGAGGCGATAAGATGGCTTGCTTCGCTTGAATTTCCTGATTTTGAGCAAGATTATGAATTCGTGGCTTTAAGTCATCCGAATGAGTATCCATTTAATGAAGGAAGAATTATATCAAGCAGAGGGCTTGATATTTCAGTGAATGAATATGATAATCATTTCGTTGAGGAACATGTGGCTCACTCAAACGCTTTACACTCAAAGATAGTTCAAAGGGGTGCTTATTTTGTTGGACCACTTGCGAGGTTTAATTTGAACTTTGATAAATTATCTGCTCTTTCAAAGGAAGTGTCGCTTGAAATTGACTTCAAACCAATTTGTAAAAATCCGTTCAAAAGCATATTAGCAAGAGGGATTGAAATACTTTATGCCTGTGATGAAGCATTGCGGATAATTTCAGAGTATGAAGAACCGGATGCGCCGTATGTTGACTTTAGCGTTAAGTCAGGCATAGGTTATGGGTGCACGGAAGCACCTCGTGGTATACTTTACCATCGGTATAAACTTGATGAAAAGGGTATAGTGCTTGACGCTAAGATAGTTCCACCAACATCGCAGAACTTGAAAATGATGGAGAGTGACCTTTGGAAGTTCACCTCCGTTTACTTGAACCTTCCAGATGATGAATTGACTTGGAAGTGTGAGCAAGCAGTTAGAAATTATGACCCGTGTATATCTTGTGCAACACACTTCTTGAAGGTTCACATTGAAAGGGAATGAAAAGAAATTTTTGATTGTTGGCGTTGGGAATTTGTATCGCGGTGATGATTCGGTTGGAATTTTAATAGCGAGATATTTTAGAAGATGTTTTAAAAATAGCGTCAAAATAGTTGACATTGATATTTCTTTTGAGGAGTTGATTGATATTTGGGGTGATTTTGATCTTGTTATCTTGGTTGATGCGGTTCATTCGGGTAAGGGTGCTGGGGAGATATATAGGTTTGAGGATATTTCTGAATTGCTGAAAAGCGGTTTGAAGCTAATTTCAAGTCATAATGTTGGAATTGTTGAGTATATTGAGCTTGCCAAGCTGCTTGGGAGTCTACCGAAGCGGTTTATAGTTTATGGGATATCGGGTGAAAATTTTGAAATTGGTGGATTTATTTCTCCTAATGTAAAAGATGCCTGCCGGAGGTTAATTCCTAAAATCGTTGCTGAAGTCAAAGCGTGAAAATTTTTATTTTAGGGGATAAAAGTGTAATTTTTTTGCAAAAAAGAGGTTTTTGCGTGGACAGAAATTTAATTGAAATATACGAGAAAGTTAAAAATGGGGAGAGGTTGACATTTGAAGATGGTCTTAAACTTTTTAACTCGGATGATTTGATTACAATCGGTATGATGGCTGATATGGTTAGATGGCGTTTGCATCCTGAACCTGTTGTAACATATATAATTGACAGGAATATAAACTATACAAACGTTTGCACGACGGAGTGCACATTTTGTGCTTTTTATGCCAAGGTTGGTGATACTGTTAAGGGATATACGCTTGATTACGAGACGATAGCGAAGAAGATAGAAGAAACGATTCAACTTGGCGGGACAAGGATTTTGTTGCAGGGTGGACTGAACCCTGATCTTGGGATAGAGTTTTATGAGGAATTGTTCAGATGGATAAAGGCGAACTATCCTCAAATATGGCTTCACGCTTTATCGCCGGAGGAGATATTACACATCGCAAGTGTTTCAAGGATGAAAGTTCGGGATGTTTTAAAAAGATTGATTGAAGCTGGTTTACAATCAATTCCGGGAGGTGGGGCGGAAATCCTCGTTGATAGAGTCAGGGAGAAGATTTCTCCCAAGAAATGCACTTCTGATGAATGGCTTGGTGTTATGTATGAAGCACATCAGTTTGGGTTAAAGACGACAGCGACGATGATGTTCGGGCATATTGAAACTTACGAAGATAGAGTTCAGCATATTTTGTTGATACGTGAACTTCAAGATATAACCGGGGGATTCACTTCATTTATCCCTTGGACTTTTCAACCGAGAAATACTAAACTTGCGGAGAATATGGATAACCTCAAAGAAAGGTCAAGTGGATTTGATTATTTGAAAACGCTTGCGATTTCAAGGTTAATGCTTGATAACATTCCGACGATACAAGTTTCGTGGGTAACACAAGGATTGAAAATGGCACAGATAGGTTTAAAGTTTGGCGCGGATGATTTTGGGAGTTTGTTAATTGAGGAAAATGTTGTCAGTGCAGCTGGGACGAAACATCTCGTGACGCTTGAGCAAATGCTTAAAGCGATAAGAGATGCTGGATTTGAACCAAGAAAGAGATTAAACTGATGCGCGATCATAGATATTGGATGGAGTATGCGTTAAAGGAGGCTCAAAAGGCGTTTGAACTTGGGGAGGTTCCAGTTGGGGCTGTGATAGTTTACAGGGACACAATAATAGCAAAGGGTTATAATCAAGTTGAGATGCTTAAGGATGCGACTGCTCACGCTGAGATGATTGCCTTATCCGCAGCATTTAATTATTTTGGTTCATGGCGACTTGAGGGGTGCACAATTTATGTAACGCTTGAGCCATGTCCAATGTGTGCTGGGGCGATTGTGCTTTCAAGAATTGAAAAAGTTGTCTTCGCTGCATTTGACTTTAAGGCTGGCGCTTGTGGGAGCGTTTATAACATAGCTGAAGATGGAAATTTAAATCACAAGGTTGAAGTTATAAGTGGGATTATGGCTGAGGAGTCACAAAGTTTGTTAAGGGCTTTTTTCAGCAATTTGAGAAAATAAATCCTGCCTTTGGGGAACAATGATTTTACGTTGGCTTGTTTGATTTTGATGAAATTGAATTTTAATTTGAATAAAACAAGCTAAAACTATGAAATGAGAAAGGTATCGTTTTACACAATTGGATGTAAGCTTAATTTCGCGGAGACCTCAACGATAAGTGAGGAGTTTAAAAAGCGTGGTTTTGAAATAGTTGAGTTTGGGGAACCAGTGGATGTTTGCGTTATAAATACGTGTTCTGTTACGGAGAACGCTGATAGGGATTGTCGTCGGGTTGTCCGCAAAGCATTGAAGATATCACCGAACGCTTTTATAATTGTTACTGGTTGTTATGCACAACTCCGCCCAGATGAGATAGCCCAGATTGAAGGTGTTGACCTCATACTTGGTTCAAATGAAAAGTTTAAAATTTTTGACTATGTCAATGACTTTCAGAAAAATTACCATGCGCAAATTTTTGTATCCCCGATAAGTGAGATTTCAGAGTTTCACATCGCAAGTTCCACCCCAGCTTCTGATAGAACGAGGGCATTTTTAAAGGTTCAGGATGGTTGCGATTACAATTGTTCATATTGCACGATTCCGCTTGCCCGTGGTGAAAGTAGGAGCCCGGAAATTAACATTATTTTAGAAAAGGCGAAAACATTGGCTCAACTTGGTTATAAAGAAATTGTTTTAAGCGGTGTAAATGTCGGTGATTACGGCAGGAAAATTGGAACGAATTTGTTTGAACTTGTAAAAGAACTTGAGAAAATAGATGGGATTGAAAGAATTAGAATTAGTTCAATTGAACCGAACCTTTTGACCGAGGATATGATTGATTATTTTATCGCTTCAGAAAAAATTTGTAATCATTTCCATATACCGTTGCAGAGCGGAAGTGATGAGATTTTGAGAAAGATGAGAAGAAGATATAATTCCGAGCTTTATCGTCGCCGTGTTGAATACATAAAATCAAAAGACACCGACGCTTGTATAGGGGCAGATGTAATTGTTGGGTTTCCAGGGGAGTCGGAAAAGCATTTTGAGACAACATACAATTTTATAAATGATTTGCCGATATCATACCTTCATGTATTTACTTACTCTGAAAGACCAAATACCGATGCTATAAATTTGCCAGGCAAGGTCCCGATTGAAGAGCGCCATAGGAGAAGCGAGATGTTGAGAAATCTTGGTTTAAAGAAAAAAATGGTGTTCTATCGTCAAATGATTGGGAAGAAATTTGATGTGTTGTGGGAGTCCGAAGTTAAGGATGGGAAAATGTTCGGATTTACACGAAATTATGTCAAAGTTGGCATTCCTTATGATCAATCTCTTGTGAATAAAATCGTGCCTGTTAAAATTGTTGGGGTTGAAAATTTAGCTGCAATTGGCGAAATTATAGTTGATAGGTCACAAAGTGAAGTGGAGATGAAATGATCAAGAGCTTTATAAAGCGAATAATAACAGAGGTTATAAAAGAGCTCATATCGCCTGAATTGACGAGATTTGAGCAGGCAATGATAGCGCAACAGGAAGCGTTCAGAAACGAAATGAGATTGAGATTTGAAGATTTTGTCAANNNNNNNNNNNNNNNNNNNNNNNNNNNNNNNNNNNNNNNNNNNNNNNNNNNNNNNNNNNNNNNNNNNNNNNNNNNNNNNNNNNNNNNNNNNNNNNNNNNNNNNNNNNNNNNNNNNNNNNNNNNNNNNNNNNNNNNNNNNNNNNNNNNNNNNNNNNNNNNNNNNNNNNNNNNNNNNNNNNNNNNNNNNNNNNNNNNNNNNNNNNNNNNNNNNNNNNNNNNNNNNNNNNNNNNNNNNNNNNNNNNNNNNNNNNNNNNNNNNNNNNNNNNNNNNNNNNNNNNNNNNNNNNNNNNNNNNNNNNNNNNNNNNNNNNNNNNNNNNNNNNNNNNNNNNNNNNNNNNNNNNNNNNNNNNNNNNNNNNNNNNNNNNNNNNNNNNNNNNNNNNNNNNNNNNNNNNNNNNNNNNNNNNNNNNNNNNNNNNNNNNNNNNNNNNNNNNNNNNNNNNNNNNNNNNNNNNNNNNNNNNNNNNNNNNNNNNNNNNNNNNNNNNNNNNNNNNNNNNNNNNNNNNNNNNNNNNNNNNNNNNNNNNNNNNNNNNNNNNNNNNNNNNNNNNNNNNNNNNNNNNNGAGGTTTGAAGATTTTAAAAGTTTTGTCATTGGGGAGTTAGCGAAAATAAGTCGGGAGATAGAGGAAATAAGAGTTGACATTAGAAATATAAACAGGCGAATTGATGATTTGTATCAGGTTGTCGTTAGACGCGAAGAGCATTATTCGCTCGTTGAAGAAGTCAGAAGATTGAGAGACGATGTTGAGATGTTAAAAAGAAAAGTTTTTCAACAGTAAAAGTTGAAATATAAGAAAAAGGGTGCTATATGGCGATAAAATTTTTAATCGTGTCGTTATCAATTTTCGCTTTCGGTTGTGCTCGTATCTATTATCCAGCCCTATGGAATTCTGTACCACCTGTTTCAACTCCGCATGTAGTTAGAGAAAATTTGGCTGTGTTTATGAGCGCGCATTACAATAATAGCAGTGGTTTCTATGAGGGGGAGTTAAATAATTCTTATCATCTTAATTTATCTTTGGCGGGCGGTGGAGATTTTTATAAGGGGTCTATTGGTGGATTTGCCTACTTTGGGAATTATCGGCAACTTTCATATTTTGGCTTTGGGTTTAGCCCTGATGTGGATATTTTTGTATCGCTTGGAGTTGTAGATGTCGGTGTTGGAGCAAGTAGCGGTATCTTTGGTGAGTTTGGAGATTATACGAATTTTAGAAGAGATAGGGGGGATGTATTGGGAGGTTTTCCTGCTGAAATGGGAGGGTTCGTTTTTGTTTATAATTTCCTTCAGTTTAATTTTTCAAAAAATGATAAACTTGCATTGAGAGTTAATTTTGGTTTGCCTGGTTTTATCTCGGCGAATTTAAGCTTCTTTAATATTAAGTATGGGGGATTGTGGGTTGGTTCAGGTATTGGAGAGAATGGAAATTTTGAAATCGCTTCGGTTGGCGTTTCGCTTAAAGTTAAATAATGCAACCGTTGTTTAACCTTTTGCGTCAAAAAAGAAAAAACTTTCGTTATGAACAGAAAAATTTTTCCATTGGTTATTTTTGCTTTCGCTTTGTTTTTAAGTGGTCATTTGGTTTCTCAAGATAGGGGTAGGGGCTTCGGTGGTTTTTTGGAAAGGTTGAAGTCGGAGCTTAAATTAACCCCGGAACAGACAGCGAAGATTCAAAAGATCCTTGATGATGCTCAAAAGCAAGCTGAAATTGACAGGCAGAAATATCAAGGTGATAGGGAAGCGATGATGAAGGCGATGCGCAATAGATGGGAAAAAATTGATAAGGAAATTGAAGCTGTTTTGACGAAGGATCAAAAGAAGAAATACGAGCAAATAAAGAAGGAAAGACAGGGAAGGATGAGGGAATGGCGTGGGAGGATGGATTAATTTTGTTCTTTTAGCTCAACGCCAAGCCCAAATATAGCGAAATCGTATTTCACTGGATCGCTCGGGTCAAATTTTTTAAGGTTAAATGTTATTTCTTCAGCGGTTTTCCACGAGTCGGTTTTCCTTTGCGTTAAGCCAAGAGCTCTGGAAATCTTTGAAACATGAGTGTCAAGTGGTATTATTAACTTTGATTTATCTACCTCCTCCCATAGACCAAGGTCGACCGAATCTTTTCTGACCATCCACCTGAGGAACATGTTTAACCTTTTACAAGCGCTATTTTTCTCAGGGTCTGGGATCAAACCTTTTACGCTTTCAGGAATCCCGTTGAATTTCGGCGGTGGGTCAAAGGAAAAAATCTCCTTTACGAAACCGGAAAGCGCTTGTTTTATCGTTGGTTGCTTTTCATCGTAATACTTTAGAAAGAGATTTTTTAAACTTCCATATTTTCTCAACGCTTGTTTTAAAAGGTAAAAAATCACAAGTAAATCTTTCCCCTCAATATTTCTGTATGCGAAATGGACGAAATTGTTAAGTGCCTTTTCATACCAAAAAGGATCAAACTCAAGTATGAATTCATACGGCTTATCACCGATCAGGTCAAAAAGATGTTCATTGCTAAGTAAAATAATCTTTCGGTTTCCCATTGCAAGGGTTGATGCTATAAATCCAGCAACTTCAATATCTTGTGGATTTTTAAATCTATGTGCGAATTTTATTGGGTCTGAGTTTATAAAGTCGGGTGTGTTGTATTTTTTGAAAAGCCAATCAAGGTAATCTTTTAAGTTTTTAAATTCCCGCGGTATTTGGAGTTTCATATCAACCTTGAGTATTCTTTTGGTTTTAATTTCCAAACCTTGACCCCGCAAAATCTTTCTCCTTCAGGGCAGATCGGTTTAATATTTGCAAGGTCTCTTATTGAGCATGGTGGCAAAAGGAATTTTCCAATTTTCGGATGAACCTCGGAGATTTGTTGAACTTCTTCAACGGATGCTCTCCATATCTCTTCTTGAGCGTTGTAACAAAGTCGCATTGCATATTTGTGATGGAGATTCAAAAGGTCACCGGATTCTGTAAATCTTATGCTTACAGCATTTGGCAAGAGATAAAGCACAAACTCTCCCGTGACCCCAAGCTTTTGCAACTTTGAGATGCTTTCCCAGGTTTTTTCCATGGTTTGAGTGTAAAGTTTTAGAGATTTATCATCGGTGGAAATTAAAGTTGGCGTTATATAATCGGGTTCTTCAGTGACTTGACAAATTAAAATCGGTCTTGAGCCCGGGGTCATCCTGTGTCTTTGATCCTGGGAATCGGCTGTGTGGCTCAATTTTTTCTTAAATGTGTATGAGACATGGAACATGGCTCTTGAAATTTTGCTATGTGTCGTCAAGACTAGGGACTGCGCAAGGATTTTGTTTAAAGCGGGATTCAAGACGAGATTTAAAGCCTCGTCGTCGCTTAACATCGTTGATGGTAACCCGAAAATTTCACGCACTGAGTCGGCAAGAATTTTCTCGGCGTTTGGTTTGTAGTCAACGAGAAGTGAAATTTTTTCCCCAAGTGAGTTATCAAATTCGCGGATAAAATCTTTTGTCGGTTTTTTCTCATCAAAACCCCTGAAAAAGTTGAACTCCAGAAGTTCATCTTCTTCAATTGGCTCTTCAAGGACAAGTTTATAATTTGGGTCAATTTTCAAGATTTCATCTATCATTTTCCCAACAACTATTCTTTGTTCAAGCGGAACATCAAACAATTTGCAGATTTTATAATATCTTAAAACGGTAATTGCGCTCACGGTATGATATAGATAAGCGAAGGTAGCAACGGGGAGAACATATCTTGCAATTTCTTGTGATTTTCTTTTGATGTCTTTTTTATATTTGTCCGCAATGGATTTTCTTCCTGGAAATCTTTTAAAGTATTCATTTTCAACTATCGGGATAAGAAGTTCGGTCAGTTTTTTATATGCTTCGTTTTGAAGCTCAACCGTTGAAGTATAAATCTCAAGCGCCTCCCCTTTAAGTGGAGGTATGAAGTAGTTCCCTGGCTTTACCTCAACATATCGTTGCGAGACCTGTTCCGAATTATAGAAAGGGTGGCTGTGAAGAAAAGACCAAATGAATTGTCTTGATACATTTTCTATTGCGAATTGAAAATGAGCGTGTTGAAATGTCGTGTGGTGACCCGCTTCATATATACTCTTTGCAAGTTCAATATATTTTTCAATCTCAATCTGGTCATCCGTAACTATTCCTTTTGAAGAATAGCAAGTCCTTGCGGTTGCAATGACATTTTTAAATGGGTTGTTAAAAAATTTTACGAGCTTTACAATTGGTTCTGGTGAGAGAGGTTTATCTATCATAACTTCATCTTTGGCTTGGTTTTGACTTAATATATCAACGCAAGTGTAAAAAATCAATTTAACATCGTCGGTTGAAATTTGAAGGGGATTTTTTTATTTTTAAAATATCAAGATAAAAGAAATTCACAGGATGAGAGTTTTAAAAGTTTTAGGTATCGTCGCCGTGATTTTCAATGTGATTTATGCGCAAAATTTAAATTTAAGCGGTAGAAATTATTTTTGTTTATCACTCGGGATGGGGGTGAGTTATGTTAATGTTCCAGATGTCGTTGATTATGTAAGGTCAATAAGTGGGGAAAGATTAAAGGATTTTGACGGGGCGCTTGAGCTTTGGCTTGCGCCGGAATTTAAAATCGGGCGAAACATCGCTGTTAAGTTTGAATACTCGTATATCAGCAAAAGTTATGAAGTTT is a genomic window containing:
- a CDS encoding TIGR02757 family protein → MKLQIPREFKNLKDYLDWLFKKYNTPDFINSDPIKFAHRFKNPQDIEVAGFIASTLAMGNRKIILLSNEHLFDLIGDKPYEFILEFDPFWYEKALNNFVHFAYRNIEGKDLLVIFYLLKQALRKYGSLKNLFLKYYDEKQPTIKQALSGFVKEIFSFDPPPKFNGIPESVKGLIPDPEKNSACKRLNMFLRWMVRKDSVDLGLWEEVDKSKLIIPLDTHVSKISRALGLTQRKTDSWKTAEEITFNLKKFDPSDPVKYDFAIFGLGVELKEQN
- the tadA gene encoding tRNA adenosine(34) deaminase TadA — its product is MRDHRYWMEYALKEAQKAFELGEVPVGAVIVYRDTIIAKGYNQVEMLKDATAHAEMIALSAAFNYFGSWRLEGCTIYVTLEPCPMCAGAIVLSRIEKVVFAAFDFKAGACGSVYNIAEDGNLNHKVEVISGIMAEESQSLLRAFFSNLRK
- the mtaB gene encoding tRNA (N(6)-L-threonylcarbamoyladenosine(37)-C(2))-methylthiotransferase MtaB, whose protein sequence is MRKVSFYTIGCKLNFAETSTISEEFKKRGFEIVEFGEPVDVCVINTCSVTENADRDCRRVVRKALKISPNAFIIVTGCYAQLRPDEIAQIEGVDLILGSNEKFKIFDYVNDFQKNYHAQIFVSPISEISEFHIASSTPASDRTRAFLKVQDGCDYNCSYCTIPLARGESRSPEINIILEKAKTLAQLGYKEIVLSGVNVGDYGRKIGTNLFELVKELEKIDGIERIRISSIEPNLLTEDMIDYFIASEKICNHFHIPLQSGSDEILRKMRRRYNSELYRRRVEYIKSKDTDACIGADVIVGFPGESEKHFETTYNFINDLPISYLHVFTYSERPNTDAINLPGKVPIEERHRRSEMLRNLGLKKKMVFYRQMIGKKFDVLWESEVKDGKMFGFTRNYVKVGIPYDQSLVNKIVPVKIVGVENLAAIGEIIVDRSQSEVEMK
- a CDS encoding NADH-quinone oxidoreductase subunit B family protein, with translation MERKKPKLAVWKFASCDGCQLSLLDCEDELLDIVGAVDIAYFLEASRAVISGPYDISLVEGSITTPHDAERIHKIRKVSKYLITIGACATAGGIQALRNFKDVKEFISIVYANPSYIETLSKSTPISDHVFVDFELRGCPINKYQLIEVISAFLNGRKPNIPTYSVCMECKRKGNVCVMVSKGSPCLGPVVQAGCGAICPSYNRGCYGCFGPKETPNVFSLADYFAKMGLKSSEIVRVLRNFNAYSEPFRKGSEAYER
- a CDS encoding Spy/CpxP family protein refolding chaperone is translated as MNRKIFPLVIFAFALFLSGHLVSQDRGRGFGGFLERLKSELKLTPEQTAKIQKILDDAQKQAEIDRQKYQGDREAMMKAMRNRWEKIDKEIEAVLTKDQKKKYEQIKKERQGRMREWRGRMD
- a CDS encoding Ni/Fe hydrogenase subunit alpha, translating into MKDKLIKVDYLARVEGEGALYIKVKNGYVVDVKLRIFEPPRFFEAFLRGRSFKEVPDITARICGICPIAYQMSSVHAIESIFGVKVSGPIRELRRLIYCGEWIESHALHVFMLHAPDFLGYDDVIQMAKDYSDLVKKALKLKKIGNEIVRLIGGREVHPVNVRVGGFYKVPRKSDLKKLENELKWARDFSIEAIRWLASLEFPDFEQDYEFVALSHPNEYPFNEGRIISSRGLDISVNEYDNHFVEEHVAHSNALHSKIVQRGAYFVGPLARFNLNFDKLSALSKEVSLEIDFKPICKNPFKSILARGIEILYACDEALRIISEYEEPDAPYVDFSVKSGIGYGCTEAPRGILYHRYKLDEKGIVLDAKIVPPTSQNLKMMESDLWKFTSVYLNLPDDELTWKCEQAVRNYDPCISCATHFLKVHIERE
- a CDS encoding hydrogenase maturation protease gives rise to the protein MKGNEKKFLIVGVGNLYRGDDSVGILIARYFRRCFKNSVKIVDIDISFEELIDIWGDFDLVILVDAVHSGKGAGEIYRFEDISELLKSGLKLISSHNVGIVEYIELAKLLGSLPKRFIVYGISGENFEIGGFISPNVKDACRRLIPKIVAEVKA
- a CDS encoding FAD-dependent thymidylate synthase, with the protein product MIDKPLSPEPIVKLVKFFNNPFKNVIATARTCYSSKGIVTDDQIEIEKYIELAKSIYEAGHHTTFQHAHFQFAIENVSRQFIWSFLHSHPFYNSEQVSQRYVEVKPGNYFIPPLKGEALEIYTSTVELQNEAYKKLTELLIPIVENEYFKRFPGRKSIADKYKKDIKRKSQEIARYVLPVATFAYLYHTVSAITVLRYYKICKLFDVPLEQRIVVGKMIDEILKIDPNYKLVLEEPIEEDELLEFNFFRGFDEKKPTKDFIREFDNSLGEKISLLVDYKPNAEKILADSVREIFGLPSTMLSDDEALNLVLNPALNKILAQSLVLTTHSKISRAMFHVSYTFKKKLSHTADSQDQRHRMTPGSRPILICQVTEEPDYITPTLISTDDKSLKLYTQTMEKTWESISKLQKLGVTGEFVLYLLPNAVSIRFTESGDLLNLHHKYAMRLCYNAQEEIWRASVEEVQQISEVHPKIGKFLLPPCSIRDLANIKPICPEGERFCGVKVWKLKPKEYSRLI
- the mqnC gene encoding cyclic dehypoxanthinyl futalosine synthase, producing MDRNLIEIYEKVKNGERLTFEDGLKLFNSDDLITIGMMADMVRWRLHPEPVVTYIIDRNINYTNVCTTECTFCAFYAKVGDTVKGYTLDYETIAKKIEETIQLGGTRILLQGGLNPDLGIEFYEELFRWIKANYPQIWLHALSPEEILHIASVSRMKVRDVLKRLIEAGLQSIPGGGAEILVDRVREKISPKKCTSDEWLGVMYEAHQFGLKTTATMMFGHIETYEDRVQHILLIRELQDITGGFTSFIPWTFQPRNTKLAENMDNLKERSSGFDYLKTLAISRLMLDNIPTIQVSWVTQGLKMAQIGLKFGADDFGSLLIEENVVSAAGTKHLVTLEQMLKAIRDAGFEPRKRLN